The sequence CGGCCGCCCGGCCGCAGCACCCGGCGTACCTCCCGCAGGACCCGCACGGGCTCGGCGACGAAGGGCAGCGCCCCGTACGCGGAGCACGCGAGGTCGAAGGAGCCGTCCGCGAAGGGCAGCGCCGTGGCGTCCGCCTCCACGAGCCGGACACTGTCGGCGCCGATCCGCAGCGCGTGCTGCAGCTGCCGGTGCGAGAGGTCCAGGGCGACCGGACGGGCACCCTGGGCGGCCAGCCAGCGAGAGCACTGGGCGGCCCCCGCACCGATCTCCAGGACGTCCTTCCCCTTCAGCTCCTCCATCGGGCCGAGCAGCTCGGCCTCGATCTCGTCGAGGCCCTCCGGGCACCACACGAAACGGTCGTCGCCGAGGAACGTGCCGTGCTCGACCTGGTAGTCGTCCGCGTTCCGGTCCCACCAGCCGCGATTGGCACGGGAACTCTCGGAGCCCCCGGCAGCCCGGCGGGTCGCCTCGGGCTCGGTCGCCTCTGTCGCCCCGGGCTCGGACGGTTCGGACCGGGACGGTTCGCGCTCTTGGATGATCGGCTCCCTCGTATTAACCTGCGGTCACTTCCGTGCGATCCGTCGCGGCGGCGGTCACGAAAGTGGCACCACAGAATCCACGTGAACTCGTGGCGTTGCCGGATGTACGGCTGCCGCCACGTGGGTCTTGTGCCGGGTATGCGGCGATCCGCCCCGGGTGTGCGCCTTCGCGCATTGACCCTGTCCGGCTGCCCCCGTATGCTACAAGTTGCGCTGCGGGCCTGCGCTCCTCAGACGTAGCAGGCTGCGCTCGCATCTGTCGTATGTCCCCTCGGTTTTCGAGGCGCCACCGGCGAGTGTTCTCATCGAACACGGCCCGGATTCGGCGCTTCCTTGGCTGTCCGGCCTTCTTCAGAGCGAAACGGGCTCCCGGCGTAAGCAGTACCTACGACTCACTGTCCGTACCGGAGCCCTTTCCCACATGACGAGCAGCACCGAGACCACCTCTACCACGCCGCAGGTAGCGGTCAACGACATCGGTAACGAGGAAGCCTTCCTCGCCGCGATCGACGAGACGATCAAGTACTTCAACGACGGCGACATCGTCGACGGCGTTATCGTGAAGGTCGACCGGGACGAGGTCCTGCTCGACATCGGTTACAAGACCGAAGGTGTCATCCCGAGCCGCGAGCTCTCGATCAAGCACGACGTCGACCCGAACGAGGTCGTCAAGGTCGGCGACGAGATCGAAGCCCTTGTTCTCCAGAAGGAGGACAAGGAAGGCCGCCTGATCCTCTCGAAGAAGCGCGCCCAGTACGAGCGCGCCTGGGGCACCATCGAGAAGATCAAGGAAGAGGACGGCATCGTCACCGGCACCGTCATCGAGGTCGTCAAGGGTGGACTCATCCTCGACATCGGCCTCCGTGGCTTCCTGCCGGCTTCTCTCGTCGAGATG is a genomic window of Streptomyces sp. NBC_00414 containing:
- a CDS encoding class I SAM-dependent methyltransferase, giving the protein MIQEREPSRSEPSEPGATEATEPEATRRAAGGSESSRANRGWWDRNADDYQVEHGTFLGDDRFVWCPEGLDEIEAELLGPMEELKGKDVLEIGAGAAQCSRWLAAQGARPVALDLSHRQLQHALRIGADSVRLVEADATALPFADGSFDLACSAYGALPFVAEPVRVLREVRRVLRPGGRFVFSVTHPVRWAFPDEPGPDGLTVASSYFDRTPYVEQDEDGNAVYVEHHRTVGDRVRDVVAGGFRLVDVVEPQWPAWNTQEWGGWSPLRGNLIPGTAIFVCERS